The following are from one region of the Corynebacterium hindlerae genome:
- the coaBC gene encoding bifunctional phosphopantothenoylcysteine decarboxylase/phosphopantothenate--cysteine ligase CoaBC, which produces MNKPLNIVVGVAGGIAVYKACGLVRFFKELGHEVTVVPTPSALQFVGAATFEALSGNRVSTTVFEAVDEVQHVRVGQEADLVVIAPATADLMARLVAGRADDLLTATCLVATCPIVVAPAMHTEMWWNPATQHNVSVLRERGITVLDPAHGRLTGKDSGPGRLPEPVQIGNLALTVAARGGFNRELAGKRVLITAGGTQENVDPVRFLGNRSSGRQGFALAEVAAQRGAHVTVIAGHTDFLETPCGAEVVRVVSAREMAEAVAQRAGGADVIIMAAAVADFRPASEASAKLKKGVNDSDLTTISLVENPDILATTVQRRAAGEIGARVIVGFAAETGSADQDPLELAKAKLQRKGCDLLMFNHVGHGKVFGQLDNSGWLLAPDRAPREVPSGSKFEVADAIIDAIVDLTVLPS; this is translated from the coding sequence GTGAATAAACCTTTGAACATTGTCGTTGGTGTTGCAGGCGGGATTGCTGTCTATAAAGCGTGCGGGCTAGTCCGCTTTTTTAAAGAGCTGGGGCACGAGGTGACCGTGGTTCCCACGCCATCCGCGCTGCAATTCGTGGGCGCTGCGACCTTTGAGGCGTTGTCCGGAAACCGCGTCTCCACCACGGTATTTGAGGCCGTCGATGAGGTTCAGCATGTCCGCGTCGGGCAGGAAGCTGACCTGGTGGTGATCGCCCCGGCGACGGCAGATCTCATGGCGCGCCTCGTGGCTGGCCGTGCCGACGATTTGTTGACGGCGACGTGCCTCGTAGCAACATGCCCCATCGTAGTCGCACCCGCTATGCATACCGAAATGTGGTGGAATCCCGCCACGCAGCACAATGTGTCGGTCCTGCGCGAGCGGGGGATAACGGTACTCGACCCGGCCCACGGCCGACTGACGGGCAAGGATAGTGGGCCGGGGCGGTTGCCGGAGCCAGTACAGATTGGCAATTTAGCGCTGACCGTGGCTGCCCGCGGTGGGTTTAACCGGGAGCTGGCGGGCAAGCGGGTGTTGATTACCGCTGGTGGCACGCAGGAAAATGTCGATCCAGTTCGGTTCTTGGGGAACCGGTCGAGTGGCCGTCAGGGGTTTGCGTTAGCTGAGGTGGCTGCGCAGCGGGGCGCCCACGTGACAGTGATTGCTGGGCATACTGATTTCCTGGAAACACCGTGTGGCGCTGAGGTAGTGCGCGTTGTTTCTGCTCGTGAGATGGCGGAGGCCGTGGCGCAGCGCGCAGGGGGCGCTGACGTGATCATCATGGCTGCTGCAGTGGCTGATTTCCGACCTGCGAGCGAGGCCTCGGCGAAGCTCAAGAAGGGCGTAAACGACTCTGATCTCACCACGATCTCACTGGTGGAGAATCCGGATATTTTGGCGACGACAGTACAGCGTCGCGCTGCGGGCGAGATTGGCGCACGTGTGATCGTAGGTTTTGCTGCGGAGACGGGGTCAGCAGATCAGGATCCGCTGGAGCTGGCGAAGGCGAAGCTGCAGCGCAAGGGCTGTGACCTTTTGATGTTCAACCACGTGGGACACGGAAAGGTGTTCGGTCAGTTGGATAATTCCGGCTGGTTGCTCGCTCCCGATCGCGCGCCGCGTGAGGTACCCAGTGGCAGCAAGTTTGAGGTGGCAGACGCAATCATCGACGCCATTGTAGATCTCACGGTTTTGCCATCTTAG
- the ribD gene encoding bifunctional diaminohydroxyphosphoribosylaminopyrimidine deaminase/5-amino-6-(5-phosphoribosylamino)uracil reductase RibD yields the protein MECSEAVRSAAWNAAIAAGDSVRGTTWPNPSVGCAIVAPDGRIVGVGATQPPGGTGEHAEVMALRQAGELARGATAFVTLEPCNHTGRTGPCSHALYDAGIAAVHYATPDPNPTASGGADFLRQHGIPATHEPREVSALEPWLHGVRHRRPFVTVKMAHTLDGFSAAQDSSSQWITGEQARAHAHEIRASRDAIIVGTGTVLADNPRLTARRLDGSLYPHQPQPVIIGSRPIPAKLHLGQGGELRYSSISEALSDLFARGYRDILVEGGPGLVGAFVSAGLADAIHSYINPSLLGAGLNPARLVLDEPTSMKDIRRFHIHQLRQLGNDIFIESRLS from the coding sequence ATGGAGTGTTCGGAAGCCGTCCGCTCGGCCGCGTGGAATGCCGCCATCGCTGCCGGTGACAGCGTTCGCGGCACGACCTGGCCCAACCCTTCAGTGGGGTGCGCGATCGTCGCACCTGACGGGCGGATTGTGGGGGTGGGCGCGACTCAGCCCCCCGGCGGGACAGGCGAGCACGCTGAAGTGATGGCGCTGCGTCAGGCCGGTGAGCTCGCGCGCGGCGCGACAGCCTTTGTCACCCTCGAACCGTGCAACCACACCGGGCGCACCGGACCCTGCTCGCACGCGCTTTACGACGCCGGTATTGCAGCAGTCCACTACGCCACCCCGGATCCCAACCCCACCGCCTCCGGAGGCGCAGACTTTTTGCGCCAGCACGGGATACCCGCCACCCATGAGCCGCGGGAGGTTTCGGCCTTGGAACCGTGGCTGCACGGTGTACGCCATAGGCGTCCGTTTGTCACGGTGAAGATGGCGCACACCTTGGATGGGTTTTCCGCAGCGCAGGACAGCTCTTCCCAGTGGATAACGGGGGAGCAGGCCCGAGCGCATGCGCACGAGATCCGGGCGAGCCGGGATGCGATCATCGTCGGCACGGGCACGGTGCTCGCCGATAATCCGCGCCTCACCGCGCGCAGGCTGGACGGGTCGCTGTACCCGCACCAGCCGCAACCGGTCATCATTGGTTCGCGCCCGATCCCCGCTAAGCTGCACCTAGGACAGGGCGGGGAGCTGCGCTACTCGAGTATTTCGGAGGCCCTGTCTGACCTGTTTGCCCGCGGCTACCGGGACATTTTGGTGGAAGGTGGACCTGGTCTGGTCGGAGCGTTTGTGTCCGCCGGGCTTGCCGACGCCATCCACAGTTACATTAACCCCTCCCTGCTCGGGGCGGGACTGAATCCGGCCCGACTCGTGCTTGATGAACCGACGAGTATGAAGGACATTAGACGTTTTCACATTCACCAGTTAAGACAGCTGGGAAACGATATCTTTATAGAATCACGACTGAGCTAA
- a CDS encoding primosomal protein N': MKTRTAAPHLPVARVLPLLGLAHLDRTFDYLVDTELDEVAQPGVRLRIRFAGRLIDAILLERLPSSDHEGQLSWLERIISPDVVYPKETAELVEALCRRYAGTRSDLIRSAIPARHGGAESADTSLAWEELGSTQEPDLSDWACYTHGQSFVDAVLGGATARGVWQVCPGIPWWRSLAALAAKTAIDGGGVLIVVPDQRDVDRLERALREHVAAKQVTTLTAALGPQARYRRFLSVVHGQARIVVGTRSAAFAPVADLRLAVVMFDQDDNLVDPRAPYVHAREVLTTKSQQQGCAFLIGGHSRSAEAQLLVETGWAHDIVAPRETIRQAMPRVTGIGDHELSRDPLAHQARIPHVAFTAARAALERGTPVLVQSPRKGYLPTLSCGTCRTPARCRACNGPLGIPADEGNAPGVVSCQWCGRPETHFRCSSCGSPKLRAVVFGSGRTAEELGRAFPGVRIIISGGSTVIDEVPSEPAIVVATPGAEPVGEYGAALLLDPWALLTRADLRATEDTLAKWFHAASLVQSHRAGGEVVVTAESRVPAVQALVRWDPVWAARGELYQRKEVSLPPTVHMAVIDGPVRAVEKYLELLELPEQAEVLGPVPLPSGVTLPGEYDTDALGPPQRFLVRVPLGPRDELGTALRTGLIRRAAIKDSAPLRVQVDPVNIG; the protein is encoded by the coding sequence ATGAAGACCCGCACCGCAGCACCGCATTTGCCTGTGGCGCGGGTTTTGCCGTTGCTGGGGCTAGCTCACCTGGATCGCACCTTCGACTACTTGGTAGACACCGAGCTGGATGAGGTGGCGCAGCCGGGGGTTCGCCTGCGCATCCGGTTTGCGGGCAGGCTTATCGACGCCATCCTCCTGGAACGCCTTCCCAGCAGCGATCACGAGGGCCAGCTCAGCTGGCTGGAACGGATTATTTCTCCCGACGTGGTCTACCCGAAGGAAACCGCCGAGCTGGTGGAGGCGCTGTGTCGTCGTTATGCTGGCACCCGCTCGGATTTGATCCGTTCCGCGATCCCTGCGCGACATGGGGGTGCGGAGTCAGCCGACACGTCCCTGGCATGGGAAGAGCTGGGGTCTACCCAGGAACCTGACTTGTCGGATTGGGCCTGTTATACCCACGGCCAGTCCTTTGTTGATGCCGTGCTGGGTGGCGCGACCGCACGTGGCGTGTGGCAGGTGTGTCCCGGAATACCGTGGTGGCGCTCGCTGGCAGCGCTAGCGGCCAAGACCGCCATCGATGGGGGCGGTGTCCTGATTGTGGTGCCGGATCAGCGTGACGTGGACCGGTTGGAGCGGGCGCTGCGGGAGCACGTCGCGGCAAAGCAGGTCACTACGCTTACCGCGGCGTTGGGACCGCAGGCCCGGTACCGGCGGTTCCTTTCTGTGGTGCATGGCCAGGCCCGCATTGTGGTTGGCACCCGTAGCGCGGCATTTGCCCCAGTGGCAGACCTCCGCCTCGCGGTAGTGATGTTCGATCAGGATGATAACCTGGTTGACCCCCGCGCTCCGTACGTGCATGCCCGGGAGGTGCTCACCACGAAGAGTCAGCAGCAGGGGTGCGCCTTCCTCATTGGCGGCCATTCTCGCAGCGCGGAAGCCCAGTTGCTGGTGGAGACGGGATGGGCGCATGACATCGTGGCACCACGGGAGACAATTCGGCAGGCAATGCCACGCGTGACCGGTATCGGTGACCACGAGTTGTCCCGGGACCCGCTGGCACACCAGGCGCGCATTCCCCACGTCGCGTTCACCGCGGCGCGCGCTGCGTTGGAGCGGGGCACCCCGGTGTTGGTGCAATCACCCCGAAAAGGGTATCTGCCGACGCTGAGTTGTGGCACCTGTCGCACCCCAGCCCGCTGTCGCGCGTGCAATGGTCCGCTGGGGATTCCGGCTGATGAGGGCAACGCCCCTGGCGTGGTGAGTTGCCAGTGGTGTGGCCGGCCGGAAACGCATTTTCGCTGTTCGTCGTGCGGATCACCGAAGCTCCGCGCGGTGGTCTTTGGTAGCGGTAGGACCGCTGAGGAGCTTGGTCGGGCGTTCCCGGGAGTACGCATTATCATCTCCGGAGGGTCCACTGTGATCGATGAAGTGCCGAGTGAGCCGGCAATAGTCGTCGCAACGCCCGGCGCAGAGCCGGTCGGCGAGTATGGAGCGGCACTGCTGCTGGACCCCTGGGCGCTGCTCACCAGGGCAGATCTGCGGGCCACGGAGGATACGTTAGCGAAGTGGTTCCACGCAGCCTCGCTGGTGCAGTCGCATCGGGCGGGTGGGGAAGTTGTCGTCACAGCAGAATCGCGCGTGCCCGCGGTCCAAGCCTTGGTGCGGTGGGACCCCGTGTGGGCGGCCCGAGGGGAGCTGTATCAACGCAAGGAAGTCTCGCTACCTCCGACGGTGCACATGGCCGTTATCGACGGACCCGTCCGCGCCGTGGAGAAGTACCTGGAGCTGCTAGAACTTCCCGAGCAGGCTGAGGTGTTAGGCCCGGTACCGTTGCCGAGCGGCGTGACTTTGCCCGGCGAATACGATACGGACGCCTTGGGGCCTCCACAACGTTTCTTGGTTCGTGTCCCGCTCGGCCCACGCGACGAACTAGGTACCGCACTGCGCACCGGGTTGATTCGGCGCGCCGCGATCAAGGACTCCGCGCCACTTAGGGTACAGGTAGATCCGGTGAATATTGGGTAG
- the rpoZ gene encoding DNA-directed RNA polymerase subunit omega: MTQVSNDNATTAAVFDQPVGITDPPIDELLDKVSSKYALVIFAAKRARQINSYYQQADEGVFEFVGPLVTPEPQEKPLSIALREINRGMLDHEEG, encoded by the coding sequence GTGACCCAAGTGAGCAACGACAACGCCACCACTGCTGCCGTATTTGACCAGCCAGTGGGTATTACCGATCCACCGATCGATGAGCTGTTGGACAAGGTTTCTTCCAAGTACGCTCTGGTCATCTTTGCTGCCAAGCGCGCACGCCAGATCAACAGCTACTACCAGCAAGCCGACGAAGGTGTATTCGAGTTCGTTGGTCCGCTGGTAACCCCTGAGCCTCAGGAGAAGCCTCTGTCGATTGCGCTGCGGGAAATCAACCGTGGCATGCTGGATCACGAGGAAGGTTAA
- the gmk gene encoding guanylate kinase — MAGDNQRGNLVVLAGPSAVGKSTVVHRLREEVPGLYFSVSMTTRAPRPGEVHGQDYFYVTPEQFQEHIDRGEMLEWADIHGGLQRSGTPAGPVLEALEAGRPVLVEVDLVGARNVVAALPETQTVFLAPPSWEVLVERLTGRGTEAEDVIARRLETARAELAAQEEFDHIVVNDNVDEAVNAISAILQNPR; from the coding sequence ATGGCCGGCGATAACCAGCGGGGAAATCTCGTCGTACTGGCGGGGCCATCCGCCGTGGGCAAATCCACGGTGGTTCATCGCCTTCGGGAAGAAGTTCCCGGACTTTACTTCTCGGTCTCAATGACGACTCGTGCGCCACGACCAGGTGAAGTCCACGGACAGGACTACTTCTATGTCACTCCCGAACAGTTTCAAGAGCACATTGACCGTGGCGAAATGCTCGAATGGGCAGATATCCACGGTGGGTTGCAACGTTCCGGCACCCCCGCCGGTCCGGTGCTGGAAGCACTGGAGGCCGGCAGACCAGTTCTCGTCGAAGTCGACCTGGTTGGTGCCCGCAACGTCGTCGCAGCCCTCCCAGAAACCCAAACGGTGTTCCTTGCACCCCCTTCATGGGAAGTGCTGGTGGAACGTCTGACCGGCCGTGGGACGGAAGCCGAAGATGTGATCGCACGTCGGCTGGAAACCGCACGTGCTGAGCTGGCCGCTCAGGAAGAATTCGACCATATCGTGGTCAACGACAATGTCGATGAAGCTGTGAATGCGATTTCTGCTATCCTGCAAAACCCGCGTTAA
- the rpe gene encoding ribulose-phosphate 3-epimerase — MTSYTRPIIAPSILAADFSKLGEDIAATSNADWIHVDIMDGHFVPNLSFGADITKAAGRCTDKELDVHLMIEHPEKWVDNYIDAGAACVVFHVEATNDPVSLARYLKGKGVRAGFSLRPGTPIEDYLDIVPEFDLVLVMSVEPGFGGQSFMPEQLEKVRTLRALIDEKQLECFIEIDGGINATTIRQAAEAGCDAFVAGSAVYGATDPAAAVDELRALATLN, encoded by the coding sequence ATGACTTCTTACACTCGCCCGATCATCGCCCCGTCCATCCTGGCTGCCGACTTTTCCAAGCTGGGGGAGGACATCGCCGCCACCAGCAACGCAGACTGGATCCACGTGGACATTATGGATGGGCATTTCGTGCCTAACCTCTCCTTCGGCGCGGACATCACCAAGGCCGCCGGCCGGTGCACTGACAAGGAATTGGATGTGCACTTGATGATTGAGCACCCTGAGAAGTGGGTAGATAACTACATCGACGCTGGTGCCGCGTGCGTCGTCTTCCACGTCGAGGCCACCAACGATCCGGTGTCGCTGGCTCGTTACCTCAAGGGCAAGGGGGTGAGGGCTGGTTTCTCGCTCCGCCCGGGCACCCCGATTGAGGATTACCTGGACATCGTCCCTGAGTTCGACCTCGTATTGGTGATGAGCGTGGAGCCTGGTTTTGGTGGTCAAAGCTTCATGCCAGAGCAACTGGAGAAGGTCCGCACGCTTCGCGCGTTGATTGATGAGAAGCAGCTGGAATGCTTCATCGAGATCGACGGCGGTATCAACGCAACGACCATTCGGCAGGCAGCGGAGGCCGGGTGCGACGCGTTCGTCGCCGGTTCGGCCGTTTACGGCGCCACTGATCCGGCAGCCGCGGTCGACGAGCTGCGAGCACTCGCGACGCTAAATTAA
- the fmt gene encoding methionyl-tRNA formyltransferase, giving the protein MRIIFAGTPEPAVVALQRLLESDHEVVAVLTRPDARKGRGRTLHPSPVAALAQEHGIEVLKPQSLKLDTEDGQATRARLKELAPDCIPVVAYGNLVPKDLLDIAPHGWVNLHFSLLPAWRGAAPVQAALFAGDDITGATTFRIEEGLDTGPILGTLTHAIAPTDTADTLLTSLAHAGAELLVATMDGLETGALVAEPQRGEPSYAAKITKEDAKIIWSQPDFAIDRLIRAYTPAPGPWTELGGQRFKIGKVALTDQDTLAPGALAIGKNQVLVGTGSNDLEIVQLQPPGKKMMAAADWSRGANLAEGAEFTS; this is encoded by the coding sequence ATGAGAATCATTTTTGCTGGTACACCAGAACCCGCCGTCGTCGCGCTGCAGCGCCTGCTGGAATCCGACCATGAGGTCGTCGCGGTGCTCACCCGTCCAGATGCGCGGAAAGGGCGCGGTCGGACATTGCACCCATCACCCGTTGCAGCGTTGGCGCAGGAGCACGGAATTGAGGTGCTGAAGCCACAGTCGCTGAAACTTGACACAGAGGACGGCCAAGCAACGAGGGCGCGGCTAAAGGAACTGGCCCCGGACTGCATACCCGTCGTCGCATACGGCAACCTGGTACCAAAGGACCTGCTGGACATCGCGCCCCACGGCTGGGTGAACCTGCACTTTTCCCTGCTGCCTGCTTGGCGTGGCGCAGCCCCGGTGCAGGCGGCCTTGTTCGCAGGCGATGACATCACCGGCGCTACCACCTTCCGCATTGAAGAAGGCCTGGACACCGGCCCAATCCTGGGCACCCTGACCCACGCCATTGCGCCCACCGATACCGCGGACACCCTGCTGACCTCGCTGGCGCATGCGGGCGCAGAGTTGCTCGTGGCCACGATGGATGGTCTTGAAACCGGCGCGCTCGTCGCCGAGCCACAGCGGGGTGAGCCGAGCTACGCTGCGAAGATCACCAAAGAAGATGCGAAAATTATCTGGTCCCAGCCCGACTTTGCCATCGACCGTCTGATCCGCGCCTACACTCCAGCGCCCGGCCCCTGGACCGAGCTCGGCGGTCAGCGATTCAAGATCGGCAAGGTAGCGCTCACTGACCAAGACACTCTTGCACCCGGCGCCTTGGCCATCGGCAAGAACCAGGTGCTGGTCGGCACCGGCAGTAATGACCTGGAAATCGTCCAGCTGCAACCGCCGGGAAAGAAAATGATGGCAGCAGCTGATTGGTCACGGGGCGCGAACCTAGCCGAAGGTGCGGAGTTTACGTCATGA
- the metK gene encoding methionine adenosyltransferase, giving the protein MTNANSAVRLFTSESVTEGHPDKICDAISDTILDALLTEDPHSRVAVETVVTTGLVHIVGEVRTSGYVEIPNLVRTKLKEIGFTSSEVGFDGTTCGVTVAIGEQSQEIGAGVDNSQEARERTDVDDDDRAGAGDQGLMFGYASNETEEYMPLPIALAHRLARRLTQVRKEGIVPHLRPDGKTQVTFAYDQDDKPKFLDTVVISTQHDPTCTQEWLAEQLREHVLDWVIADTGLSHLVTDELTLLVNPSGSFILGGPMGDAGLTGRKIIVDTYGGMARHGGGAFSGKDPSKVDRSAAYAMRWVAKNIVGAGLADRAEVQVAYAIGRAKPVGLYVETFGTAREGLTDEQIQAAVAKVFDLRPAAIIRALDLLRPIYAQTAAYGHFGRTDLDLPWEQLNRVEELRATALG; this is encoded by the coding sequence TTGACTAACGCGAACTCCGCAGTGCGACTGTTTACCAGCGAATCGGTGACCGAGGGCCACCCGGATAAAATCTGCGACGCCATTTCTGACACCATCCTCGATGCGCTGCTGACCGAGGACCCGCACTCCCGCGTGGCCGTGGAGACCGTGGTGACCACGGGCCTCGTCCACATCGTCGGCGAGGTTCGCACCAGCGGTTATGTAGAGATCCCGAACTTGGTGCGCACCAAGTTGAAGGAGATTGGTTTCACGAGCTCCGAGGTGGGTTTCGATGGCACGACGTGTGGCGTGACGGTAGCGATCGGTGAGCAGTCTCAGGAGATTGGCGCCGGTGTGGACAATTCCCAGGAGGCCCGGGAGCGCACGGATGTTGATGATGATGACCGTGCCGGTGCCGGTGACCAGGGCTTGATGTTCGGCTACGCCTCCAACGAAACCGAGGAATATATGCCGTTGCCGATCGCGTTGGCGCACCGCCTGGCTCGGCGGTTGACTCAAGTGCGCAAGGAAGGCATTGTCCCACATCTGCGCCCCGACGGCAAGACCCAGGTCACGTTCGCTTATGACCAGGATGACAAGCCAAAATTCCTGGATACCGTGGTTATTTCAACTCAGCATGACCCGACGTGCACTCAGGAGTGGCTGGCAGAGCAGCTGCGTGAGCACGTGTTGGACTGGGTGATTGCTGATACCGGGTTGTCTCACTTGGTGACTGACGAACTCACTTTGCTGGTGAACCCTTCCGGGTCGTTCATCCTCGGTGGACCAATGGGCGACGCCGGTTTGACCGGCCGGAAAATCATTGTGGATACCTACGGCGGCATGGCCCGTCACGGTGGCGGCGCGTTCTCCGGTAAGGATCCAAGCAAGGTCGACCGTTCCGCGGCTTATGCCATGCGATGGGTAGCTAAGAACATTGTGGGCGCGGGGCTCGCTGATCGCGCCGAGGTGCAGGTGGCGTACGCCATTGGCCGCGCGAAGCCAGTGGGCCTATACGTAGAGACGTTCGGCACTGCGCGCGAAGGCCTCACTGACGAGCAGATCCAGGCAGCGGTGGCAAAGGTGTTTGACCTCCGACCGGCTGCGATCATCCGTGCGCTGGACCTGTTGCGCCCGATTTACGCGCAAACCGCGGCGTACGGTCACTTTGGGCGTACGGATCTTGATTTGCCGTGGGAGCAACTGAATCGCGTCGAGGAGCTGCGCGCCACAGCTCTGGGGTAA
- a CDS encoding RsmB/NOP family class I SAM-dependent RNA methyltransferase: MSLNESGGFRSRSKRGNAPKRPAQPPKKQQQPRQRQAKLRLEGVDKPRAVAFEVLTAVATQDAYANLVLPKTLREARLSGRDAAFATELTYGSLRTQGVLDEVIAAASSRALSDVHVDVLTALRLGAYQVLYTRVEPHAAVDTTVRIVGAAGQPRAKGFANAVMRTITRKTPEQWLDQLTPAGEVAAMAFRTAHPQWIAESFARHMPTEELARALEEDSARPIVHLVARPGEISAEELALISGGEEGAYSPYAVYLSSGDPRDVEPVKQGLAAVQDEGSQLIARAVTIAPIDGQDQGKWLDLCAGPGGKAALLGALARIDGAHVDAVEVAPHRAKLIQKVTGDLPVTVHVADGREPGLEPGFDRVLVDAPCSGLGALRRRPEARWRKSESDIAELSQLQRQLLASAAKLVRPGGVIVYSTCSPDLRETREIVNHAVAHLGLEELDAHDLACGMDNVGTDKSVQMWPHRHGTDAMFFAVLKRPADLG; this comes from the coding sequence ATGAGCCTCAACGAAAGTGGTGGATTCCGGTCCCGTAGCAAGCGGGGCAACGCCCCGAAACGCCCAGCTCAGCCCCCGAAAAAGCAACAGCAACCGCGGCAGCGCCAGGCGAAGCTGCGACTGGAGGGCGTCGATAAGCCACGTGCGGTGGCGTTTGAGGTGCTCACCGCCGTCGCTACGCAGGATGCCTACGCCAACCTCGTGCTGCCTAAAACCCTCCGCGAGGCGCGCTTGTCTGGACGTGACGCGGCCTTCGCTACTGAGCTAACCTACGGCAGTCTGCGAACTCAAGGGGTGCTCGACGAGGTCATTGCTGCGGCGTCCTCCAGGGCGTTGAGCGACGTCCACGTCGATGTCCTCACTGCGCTGCGCCTCGGGGCATACCAGGTGCTGTACACCCGCGTGGAGCCCCATGCGGCCGTAGATACTACCGTGCGGATCGTGGGCGCTGCCGGGCAACCGCGGGCGAAAGGCTTCGCCAACGCAGTCATGCGCACCATCACGCGCAAAACGCCCGAGCAGTGGCTGGACCAGCTCACTCCTGCCGGTGAAGTGGCGGCCATGGCGTTTCGGACCGCGCACCCACAGTGGATCGCGGAAAGCTTCGCGCGGCACATGCCCACCGAGGAACTTGCCAGGGCGCTCGAGGAAGATTCCGCGCGTCCGATTGTGCACCTCGTTGCCCGTCCGGGGGAGATTTCCGCGGAGGAGCTCGCCCTCATCTCCGGGGGCGAGGAGGGTGCTTATTCGCCATATGCGGTGTACCTATCCAGCGGTGACCCCCGTGACGTGGAACCTGTGAAGCAGGGCCTGGCAGCGGTGCAGGATGAAGGCAGTCAGCTCATCGCGCGGGCGGTGACCATCGCCCCCATCGACGGTCAGGATCAAGGAAAATGGCTTGACCTTTGCGCCGGGCCGGGTGGAAAAGCAGCGCTGCTAGGGGCACTCGCGCGTATCGACGGCGCACACGTCGACGCCGTCGAAGTAGCCCCGCACCGGGCCAAACTGATTCAGAAAGTGACCGGAGACCTGCCCGTTACTGTGCATGTTGCGGATGGTCGCGAACCTGGCCTGGAACCGGGTTTTGACCGGGTCCTCGTGGACGCGCCATGTTCCGGGTTGGGTGCGCTGCGCCGACGCCCGGAGGCGCGGTGGCGTAAATCAGAATCCGACATCGCTGAGCTCAGCCAATTGCAGCGACAGCTCCTCGCCTCGGCGGCGAAGCTCGTGCGTCCGGGTGGCGTGATCGTGTATTCCACGTGTTCACCAGACCTGCGGGAGACGCGTGAAATCGTTAACCACGCCGTCGCTCACCTCGGGTTGGAAGAGCTCGATGCCCACGATCTAGCCTGCGGAATGGATAACGTAGGCACCGACAAATCCGTCCAGATGTGGCCACACCGCCACGGCACGGACGCTATGTTTTTCGCCGTTTTGAAGCGACCAGCTGACCTAGGATAA
- a CDS encoding riboflavin synthase — protein MFTGIIEELGSVSDITALDDSIRLRISAKLVLSDAQLGDSIAVNGVCLTVAERTEDSFVADCMQETLDRSSLGTLSVGDAVNLERAARVDSRLDGHIVQGHVDATTTLLSREHSQNWDVLRFALPAHLARYVVEKGSICINGTSLTVSALGPDYFEVSLIPVTLRETVFGELPVGGVVNLEVDVIAKYVERMLGQRT, from the coding sequence GTGTTTACCGGAATTATTGAAGAATTGGGCTCGGTGAGCGACATCACCGCATTGGACGATTCCATCCGGTTGCGCATCTCGGCGAAGCTGGTGCTCAGCGACGCGCAGCTCGGCGATTCCATTGCCGTCAACGGAGTGTGCCTCACCGTAGCGGAACGTACCGAGGACAGCTTCGTCGCAGACTGCATGCAGGAGACCCTGGATCGGTCAAGCTTGGGGACCTTGTCCGTAGGCGACGCGGTGAACTTGGAGCGCGCTGCTCGGGTGGATTCCCGACTCGATGGGCACATCGTGCAAGGACATGTGGATGCGACCACTACGTTGCTCTCCCGGGAACATTCCCAAAACTGGGACGTGCTTCGCTTCGCGCTGCCCGCGCATCTGGCCCGATATGTGGTAGAGAAAGGCTCCATCTGTATCAACGGCACCTCGCTGACAGTGTCTGCGCTGGGCCCGGACTATTTTGAAGTGTCCCTCATACCGGTCACATTGCGGGAGACGGTCTTTGGTGAACTACCCGTGGGGGGCGTGGTAAACCTCGAGGTAGATGTGATCGCGAAATATGTCGAACGGATGTTAGGTCAACGGACGTAG
- the def gene encoding peptide deformylase — MTIRAVRIFGDPVLRTRAEEVTEFDETLATLVDDMLDTMDDADGVGLAANQIGVTRRVFVYDCSHEVPGARGHIINPVWEPVGEEKQVGPEGCLSIPEISKDTERYQKVVVRGVDKQGEPIEFECDGLLARCVQHETDHLDGVLFLQRLAPALRKEAMAEIRNSEWFNA, encoded by the coding sequence ATGACTATTCGCGCCGTCCGCATCTTCGGCGACCCCGTCCTGCGCACCCGCGCCGAGGAGGTTACCGAGTTTGATGAGACCCTCGCGACGCTCGTCGACGACATGCTGGACACCATGGACGACGCCGACGGCGTCGGACTGGCTGCGAACCAAATAGGCGTCACCCGCCGAGTCTTCGTCTACGACTGCTCCCATGAAGTACCAGGCGCCCGCGGACACATCATTAACCCAGTATGGGAGCCAGTAGGCGAGGAAAAGCAGGTTGGGCCGGAGGGATGCCTGTCTATCCCGGAGATCTCTAAAGATACTGAGCGGTACCAGAAGGTAGTGGTTCGGGGCGTCGATAAACAGGGCGAGCCTATCGAGTTCGAGTGCGATGGCCTGCTCGCACGGTGCGTACAACACGAGACCGATCACCTGGATGGCGTGCTGTTCCTGCAGCGCCTCGCCCCAGCGCTCCGGAAGGAAGCCATGGCAGAAATCCGCAACTCGGAGTGGTTTAACGCATGA